A single Pyxicephalus adspersus chromosome 8, UCB_Pads_2.0, whole genome shotgun sequence DNA region contains:
- the PIGC gene encoding phosphatidylinositol N-acetylglucosaminyltransferase subunit C, protein MSPVLQSSNPGAYTDVTWGQDTTSSPDPVENHTPWKKVLYERQPFPDNYVDKSFLEELRKNIYVRRYSYWAVVFESAVVIHQLCSVCSFSVIWWYMDQDLLSPQKLCGFGLAFTLLGYLIFDAVDKGAGRKESGRTRWRDLKSSLVFVAFTYGFSPVLKTLTESISTDTIYAMSVLMLIGHLVFFDYGANAAVVSNTLSINMAIFASVCLASRLPRSLHAFTMVTFAIQIFALWPSLQRKLRAYTPRTYTCVTFIFAVFSVSGLLSISSVGALLFFLLLISVTFLCPYFLIRLQLFKDNIHGPWDEAEIKEDLSRFLD, encoded by the coding sequence ATGAGCCCAGTTCTGCAGAGTTCTAATCCTGGTGCCTATACAGATGTGACCTGGGGACAGGACACCACTTCTTCACCAGATCCTGTGGAGAACCACACTCCTTGGAAGAAGGTTCTCTATGAAAGACAACCATTCCCAGACAATTATGTTGATAAAAGCTTCCTGGAAGAGCTGCGGAAGAATATTTATGTTCGACGCTACAGCTACTGGGCTGTGGTGTTTGAATCTGCAGTTGTTATCCATCAACTATGCAGCGTTTGCTCTTTTTCAGTGATTTGGTGGTATATGGACCAGGACTTGTTGTCCCCTCAAAAGCTTTGTGGGTTTGGATTGGCTTTTACACTCCTTGGGTACCTAATATTTGATGCAGTGGACAAAGGAGCTGGACGGAAGGAAAGCGGACGGACCAGATGGCGTGATCTAAAGAGTTCCTTGGTGTTTGTAGCTTTCACTTACGGTTTCTCTCCAGTACTGAAGACACTGACAGAATCCATCAGCACAGACACTATCTATGCCATGTCAGTGCTCATGCTCATTGGACATCTTGTCTTCTTTGACTATGGAGCCAATGCAGCAGTTGTCTCTAACACGTTATCTATTAATATGGCAATCTTCGCTTCTGTTTGCCTGGCTTCACGCCTTCCTCGCTCCCTCCATGCGTTTACTATGGTGACCTTCGCCATCCAGATTTTTGCTCTTTGGCCAAGCCTACAGAGAAAGCTAAGAGCTTACACTCCTCGGACTTACACATGTGTCACATTTATCTTTGCTGTATTTTCTGTGTCTGGGCTTTTGAGTATTTCTAGTGTGGGAGCCTTGCTCTTCTTCCTGCTGCTCATATCTGTGACATTTCTCTGTCCATACTTCCTCATCCGACTACAGCTCTTCAAAGATAACATCCATGGACCTTGGGATGAAGCAGAAATCAAGGAAGACCTTTCCCGTTTCCTtgactaa